In Chrysoperla carnea chromosome 2, inChrCarn1.1, whole genome shotgun sequence, the following proteins share a genomic window:
- the LOC123292753 gene encoding V-type proton ATPase subunit E-like, which translates to MFKKKSQTEENKSDKSKTQRKILCCIKKLKFRVVKSTAAEPTTSEVEEESEGSEVEEEDVDQLQLMIDYINQDACEKADEIDTKTAELFLTEKAKHFEEEYSKIYEYYDKMETKYQASIHRFAANAINKGRLFVLRARANYVVEIIDEARGTLDTIANPQNQKYIETMKLLILEGLLMFDGF; encoded by the exons atgtttaaaaagaaaTCCCAAACCGAGGAAAATAAATCCGACAAATCCAAAacccaaagaaaaattttatgttgtataAAGAAACTAAAATTTAGAGTAGTTAAGTCAACAGCAGCTGAACCAACCACATCTGAAGTCGAAGAGGAATCTGAAGGAAGTGAGGTGGAGGAGGAGGATGTAGATCAA TTACAATTAATGATAGATTACATCAATCAAGATGCATGTGAAAAAGCAGATGAAATTGACACAAAAACAGCCGAATTATTCTTGACTGAGAAAGCAAAGCATTTTGAAGAGGAATACtccaaaatatatgaatattacgACAAAATGGAAACAAAATATCAAGCTTCGATACACAG ATTCGCCGCTAATGCCATCAATAAAGGGAGATTATTTGTTTTACGCGCACGTGCTAATTATGTTGTGGAAATAATTGATGAGGCCCGAGGGACTTTGGACACAATAGCTAATccacaaaatcaaaaatatattgaaacaatgaaattattaattttggaagGGCTCTTAATG TTCGATGGTTTTTGA
- the LOC123293813 gene encoding V-type proton ATPase subunit E-like has protein sequence MVQDLLHSIRKQYRNVTEGKEVELVLDEHNLPLISKGGVILYDQLNRMVVTNTLSARLDLVAHKLLPEIRNALWSNKPFKIMEYMDLT, from the coding sequence ATGGTTCAAGATTTGTTGCATAGTATTAGAAAACAATATAGAAATGTGACTGAAGGTAAAGAAGTGGAACTTGTTTTGGATGAACATAATTTACCATTAATCTCCAAAGGAGGTGTCATTTTATATGATCAATTAAATCGTATGGTGGTTACAAACACATTAAGTGCAAGATTAGACTTAGTCGCTCATAAACTGCTTCCAGAAATTAGAAATGCTTTATGGAGTAACAAACCGTTTAAAATAATGGA